One Tomitella gaofuii DNA segment encodes these proteins:
- a CDS encoding enoyl-CoA hydratase/isomerase family protein codes for MTGYAFDDIGCEVDDGVAVVTLARPGSHNALNTRMRSGLHRLWRAMRSDPAVRCIVLTGEGSAAFSSGIDRTEILQDDEEFDPFSYDDLAAEIGPKTNGLWKPVIAAVNGMACGGAFYLLGEADFLIAADHATFFDPHVSYGMAAVYEPMFLSGRMAFGDLMRLSLMGLDERMSAETARATGLVSEVVAGSDLMTTAMRAARSIAAHPAPPVQATVRALWSARRLGLQGAVDMGTVLLASGTRREHLDAGQERFRAAARPRPRPRTR; via the coding sequence ATGACCGGGTACGCATTCGACGACATCGGGTGCGAGGTCGACGACGGGGTCGCCGTCGTCACCCTCGCACGGCCCGGTTCGCACAATGCTCTCAACACGCGCATGCGCTCCGGGCTGCACCGGCTGTGGCGGGCGATGCGGTCCGACCCGGCGGTGCGCTGCATCGTCCTCACAGGCGAGGGGTCGGCCGCGTTCTCCAGCGGCATCGACCGCACCGAGATCCTGCAGGACGACGAGGAATTCGATCCGTTTTCCTACGACGACCTGGCCGCCGAGATCGGCCCCAAGACCAACGGACTGTGGAAGCCAGTCATCGCCGCGGTCAACGGTATGGCCTGCGGCGGTGCGTTCTACCTGCTCGGCGAGGCCGACTTCCTCATCGCCGCCGACCATGCCACGTTCTTCGATCCGCATGTGAGCTACGGGATGGCAGCCGTGTACGAGCCGATGTTCCTCAGCGGCCGGATGGCCTTCGGCGACCTGATGCGCCTTTCGCTGATGGGCCTCGACGAGCGCATGTCTGCGGAGACCGCCCGCGCCACCGGCCTGGTGTCCGAGGTGGTGGCGGGGTCCGACCTGATGACGACGGCGATGCGCGCCGCGCGATCCATCGCCGCCCACCCCGCGCCACCGGTGCAGGCCACGGTGCGGGCGCTGTGGTCGGCGCGCCGCCTCGGTCTGCAGGGCGCCGTCGACATGGGCACCGTGCTGCTGGCCTCGGGAACCCGCCGCGAGCACCTCGACGCCGGCCAGGAGCGCTTCCGCGCCGCCGCACGCCCCCGCCCCCGCCCCCGCACCCGATAG
- a CDS encoding acyl-CoA dehydrogenase family protein — protein sequence MDFAFSDEERAFDAEVAQFLADEHTREEAAEVFAPHREADAQLADTSARKAFLRRLAERGWLGMSWPREYGGADQAGMYEYLLNERLARAGAPLIGKGVGIIGKTLIRHGSEELRRRFLPAILAGTIDFALGYSEPDAGSDLASLSLRARRAPGGWRLDGQKRFSTSAHFADWYWVAARTDPDAPKHEGITLFLIPLSAPGLTVLEQKTMGDERTNEVFFDDVFVPDDAVVGEVDNGWRYVTEAIDYERFTIYTVGMLESKMERILAWARTATVHGRPAYEDPAVRAGIAELATDLEAARMLTLRVIDTASRGEVPSTEASMCKLTLTRLHQKMADWMLDRCGPTVVLRSGDPGAQDHGFWEHSYRFTVLETIGGGASEIQKNILARRALGLPVR from the coding sequence ATGGACTTCGCATTCTCCGACGAGGAACGCGCCTTCGATGCGGAGGTCGCCCAGTTCCTGGCGGACGAGCACACGCGGGAGGAAGCCGCGGAAGTGTTCGCACCGCACAGGGAAGCCGATGCCCAGTTGGCCGACACCTCCGCACGCAAGGCGTTCCTGCGCCGCCTGGCCGAGCGCGGTTGGCTCGGCATGTCCTGGCCGCGCGAGTACGGCGGCGCCGACCAGGCCGGCATGTACGAATACCTGCTCAACGAGCGGCTAGCCCGGGCCGGAGCGCCGCTGATCGGCAAGGGCGTGGGCATCATAGGCAAGACGCTCATCCGGCATGGCTCCGAGGAGCTGCGCCGCCGGTTCCTGCCCGCCATCCTCGCGGGAACGATCGACTTCGCGCTCGGATATTCCGAGCCCGATGCCGGCTCCGACCTCGCATCCCTGTCGCTGCGCGCCCGCCGCGCGCCGGGCGGGTGGCGTCTCGACGGCCAGAAGCGCTTCAGTACCTCGGCCCACTTCGCCGACTGGTACTGGGTGGCCGCCCGCACCGACCCCGACGCGCCCAAGCACGAGGGCATCACGCTGTTCCTCATTCCCCTGTCCGCCCCGGGGCTCACGGTCCTTGAGCAGAAGACGATGGGCGACGAACGCACGAACGAGGTGTTCTTCGACGACGTGTTCGTGCCGGACGACGCCGTGGTGGGCGAAGTCGACAACGGCTGGCGCTACGTCACCGAGGCGATCGACTACGAGCGTTTCACCATCTACACGGTCGGGATGCTCGAGTCGAAGATGGAGCGCATCCTCGCCTGGGCGCGCACCGCCACCGTGCATGGTCGGCCAGCCTACGAAGACCCGGCCGTCCGCGCCGGCATCGCGGAGCTTGCCACCGATCTGGAGGCGGCGCGCATGCTCACCCTCCGCGTCATCGACACGGCCTCGCGAGGCGAGGTGCCCTCCACGGAGGCGTCGATGTGCAAGCTCACCCTAACCCGCCTGCACCAAAAGATGGCGGACTGGATGCTCGACCGGTGCGGCCCCACCGTCGTCCTGCGCAGCGGCGACCCCGGCGCGCAGGACCACGGCTTCTGGGAGCATTCCTACCGGTTCACCGTCCTCGAGACGATCGGTGGCGGGGCCTCGGAGATCCAGAAGAACATCCTTGCCCGCCGCGCGTTGGGTCTGCCGGTCCGGTGA
- a CDS encoding MaoC/PaaZ C-terminal domain-containing protein, whose product MSPRNDTLRPLLTHHVTRTAQWAVDPFSIAQWCSAVEDANPLHHGDPATMIAPSAMAGVWTQEPVWRPDGTPGRAMELHHRLKELLGLPTAVVRDITHRYGRPVRVGDLLTATHRITEVGPPRRSRAGLGRDWTVHVQHTDQYGRTAAEEDWRFHGYRPDAADADAGHLRRSGAHGHADDARPAASIAPLAVSVDARRIVMAAAASRDWTRFHHDREAAVAAGMPDIILNTPGHTALISRWLVENAVPGGRILRLTLRLRRPVVPGAAVEIGGEATGTTPAPGGCRVTYVRFTERAAGSVTAVGSAAIAGPASSGRGDPWRIPPHAWQNLPDHPDTEE is encoded by the coding sequence GTGAGCCCCCGAAACGACACGTTGCGGCCGCTGCTCACGCACCACGTCACGCGCACGGCACAGTGGGCCGTCGACCCGTTTTCGATCGCGCAATGGTGCTCGGCCGTAGAGGATGCCAATCCGCTGCACCACGGCGATCCCGCCACGATGATCGCACCATCGGCGATGGCCGGGGTCTGGACGCAGGAGCCGGTGTGGCGACCCGACGGCACGCCCGGGCGGGCGATGGAATTGCATCACCGGCTCAAAGAGTTACTCGGCCTGCCCACCGCCGTGGTCCGCGACATCACCCACCGCTACGGTCGGCCGGTGCGCGTCGGGGACCTGCTCACCGCCACCCATCGCATCACCGAGGTGGGCCCGCCACGGCGCAGCCGTGCGGGGCTCGGGCGCGACTGGACGGTGCACGTGCAGCACACCGACCAGTACGGCCGGACCGCCGCCGAAGAGGACTGGCGATTCCACGGGTACCGCCCGGACGCCGCGGACGCGGACGCCGGGCACCTGCGAAGAAGCGGCGCCCACGGCCACGCGGACGACGCCCGGCCGGCGGCGTCCATCGCTCCGCTCGCCGTCTCCGTCGATGCGCGCCGCATCGTCATGGCCGCCGCCGCCAGCCGCGACTGGACCCGGTTCCACCACGACCGTGAGGCCGCCGTGGCCGCCGGGATGCCAGACATCATCCTGAACACGCCCGGGCACACGGCGCTGATCAGCAGATGGCTCGTCGAGAACGCGGTGCCCGGCGGACGGATCCTGCGGCTGACACTGCGGCTGCGCCGACCGGTCGTGCCCGGCGCGGCGGTGGAGATAGGCGGCGAGGCGACCGGCACGACCCCCGCGCCCGGGGGCTGCCGCGTCACGTACGTCCGCTTCACCGAGCGGGCCGCCGGCTCCGTCACCGCCGTCGGCAGCGCCGCCATCGCCGGCCCGGCGTCCTCCGGACGCGGCGATCCGTGGC